One genomic segment of Thermoanaerobaculia bacterium includes these proteins:
- a CDS encoding putative Ig domain-containing protein produces MKKIILASSLAIAVIGLASRGSALPPPSLSVASESGSVMYTDIGNTLDATYLVFQITNSGGPASDVWAQLDTSASSIISNVGTGVHELKFKPATGAHGTAPTPETGLAGGETKGVFFLVKATQTTSTPQTLTVKLFSTCSDTSTPGCGSGTLSGSLGSQSFAFTVADTIQANANKVNTVITIPSNPQIGQLGTITVDGCTGTVGAAKVLYFSPVSSHSWPADSFEFIDADIDINGYANTPYRNVALIPSADVLTNATCSQNGSGTGSYDEIFTFVIDGQGTASTTPANFISSGTQVKHTTNASGSFSVVIPPPTCPTITVSSTPATLLNATVGVPYSASFSASPPAQGTYSFTASGLPAWLSLDSSTGALTGTPGFGDVGTVSFTVTATDSGGDPAGCTGQTQFTFDVVCAHIDVHSVPSCCPYPAATVGQLYTIHFSASPSGTYTFSGFNFPSWLSIDPSTGILSGTPGTGDVGVVDIGVTATETTSQCQGGLEVEFNVDPAAPKVPTLGGVGLAVLALSLAASAYSLIRRG; encoded by the coding sequence ATGAAGAAGATCATCCTGGCGTCTTCGTTAGCGATCGCGGTGATCGGCCTGGCGTCCCGGGGGAGCGCGCTTCCGCCGCCTTCGCTGTCGGTGGCGAGCGAATCGGGCTCCGTCATGTACACGGATATCGGAAACACTCTGGACGCGACCTATCTCGTGTTCCAGATCACGAACAGCGGCGGACCCGCCTCCGACGTCTGGGCGCAGCTCGACACCAGCGCGAGCTCGATCATCAGCAACGTCGGAACCGGCGTGCACGAGCTGAAATTCAAGCCGGCGACGGGCGCGCACGGGACCGCGCCGACGCCCGAAACCGGCCTGGCAGGCGGAGAAACCAAAGGCGTCTTCTTCCTGGTGAAGGCGACACAAACGACGAGCACGCCCCAGACGCTCACCGTCAAGCTCTTCAGCACCTGCAGCGACACGTCGACCCCGGGTTGCGGCAGCGGTACGCTCAGCGGCTCGCTCGGCAGCCAGAGTTTCGCCTTCACGGTCGCCGACACGATCCAGGCGAACGCCAACAAGGTGAACACCGTGATCACCATTCCGAGCAATCCACAGATCGGACAGCTCGGGACCATCACCGTGGACGGATGCACGGGGACGGTCGGCGCCGCGAAAGTCCTCTACTTCTCCCCCGTGTCCTCGCACTCCTGGCCGGCCGATTCCTTCGAGTTCATCGACGCGGACATCGACATCAACGGTTACGCGAACACGCCGTACCGGAACGTCGCGCTCATTCCAAGCGCCGACGTCCTGACGAACGCGACCTGTTCCCAGAACGGCTCCGGGACCGGCTCCTACGACGAGATCTTCACGTTCGTCATCGATGGGCAAGGTACCGCCTCGACGACGCCGGCGAACTTCATCTCGAGCGGCACGCAGGTCAAGCACACGACGAACGCGAGCGGAAGTTTTTCCGTCGTGATCCCGCCGCCGACGTGTCCGACGATCACGGTCTCGTCGACCCCGGCGACCCTTTTGAACGCCACGGTGGGCGTGCCGTACTCGGCGAGCTTCTCGGCGAGCCCTCCCGCCCAGGGAACCTACAGCTTTACCGCGTCGGGACTGCCGGCATGGCTCTCGCTCGATTCCTCGACCGGCGCGTTGACCGGTACGCCGGGCTTCGGCGATGTCGGCACCGTGTCGTTCACGGTGACGGCGACCGATTCGGGAGGAGACCCCGCCGGATGCACCGGTCAGACTCAGTTCACGTTCGACGTCGTCTGTGCGCACATCGACGTCCATTCGGTTCCGTCCTGTTGCCCGTACCCGGCGGCGACGGTCGGGCAGCTCTACACGATCCATTTCTCGGCGAGTCCGTCCGGGACCTACACGTTCTCGGGGTTCAACTTCCCTTCGTGGCTTTCCATCGACCCGTCCACGGGGATCCTGTCGGGGACTCCGGGGACGGGTGACGTCGGAGTCGTGGACATCGGGGTCACCGCGACCGAAACGACCAGCCAGTGCCAGGGCGGACTGGAAGTCGAATTCAACGTCGATCCGGCGGCGCCGAAGGTGCCCACGCTCGGCGGCGTCGGTCTCGCGGTGCTCGCGCTGTCGCTCGCGGCCTCCGCCTATTCCCTGATCCGGCGCGGGTAG
- a CDS encoding DUF1684 domain-containing protein → MKIRRASPLLAAALLAAAAVSCRARRSPAEEAYVRSIETWRAGRISRLEKPDGWLSLAGLFWLQPGVNAVGSASGSAVRLPPFAPARAGEIVLAGKETRWEPAPGSSVRSGGKPAEAMPLASDENGDATVLSTGTVSFFVIRRGDRTGVRVRDSASAARRDFHGLEHYPVSSEWRFEARFIPYPQPKHVTVPTILGFPEDDVSPGELEFTWRGRPYRIVPIFEQGSDELFIIFGDRTNGKATYGGGRFVYAPMPTAGKTVLDFNKAYNPPCVFTPYATCALPLPANHLPFEVKAGEKMYAESWELRGK, encoded by the coding sequence ATGAAGATCCGCCGAGCCTCCCCGCTCCTCGCGGCAGCGCTCCTCGCCGCGGCCGCCGTGTCCTGCCGGGCGCGCCGTTCGCCCGCGGAAGAGGCCTACGTCCGCTCGATCGAGACCTGGCGCGCCGGCCGGATCTCTCGCCTCGAGAAGCCGGACGGGTGGCTCTCGCTCGCCGGCCTCTTCTGGCTCCAGCCCGGGGTGAACGCGGTCGGGTCGGCGTCCGGGAGCGCCGTGCGGCTGCCGCCGTTCGCCCCCGCGCGCGCGGGAGAGATCGTTCTCGCGGGCAAGGAAACGCGCTGGGAGCCCGCGCCCGGATCGTCCGTGCGGTCAGGCGGAAAGCCCGCCGAGGCGATGCCGCTGGCATCGGACGAGAACGGAGATGCGACGGTTCTTTCGACGGGCACGGTTTCCTTCTTCGTGATTCGGCGCGGCGATCGCACCGGCGTCCGCGTGCGCGACAGCGCGAGCGCGGCGCGGCGCGACTTCCACGGCCTCGAGCACTATCCGGTTTCCTCCGAATGGCGCTTCGAAGCTCGGTTCATCCCGTATCCGCAGCCGAAGCACGTCACGGTTCCGACGATCCTCGGTTTCCCGGAGGACGACGTCTCGCCCGGCGAGCTCGAATTCACGTGGCGCGGCAGGCCCTACCGGATCGTTCCGATCTTCGAGCAGGGATCCGACGAGCTCTTCATCATCTTCGGCGACCGGACGAACGGGAAGGCCACCTACGGGGGAGGACGTTTCGTCTATGCGCCGATGCCGACGGCGGGCAAGACCGTCCTCGATTTCAACAAAGCGTACAACCCGCCCTGCGTGTTCACCCCGTACGCGACCTGCGCTTTGCCCTTGCCGGCCAATCACTTACCGTTCGAGGTGAAAGCGGGGGAAAAGATGTACGCGGAGAGCTGGGAACTGCGCGGCAAATGA
- a CDS encoding glycosyl hydrolase yields the protein MSPLRPSVIFAALASSLAVSMSAAPSPSVTLADAPAKSARTAAPEKSLSDRFDGMRFRNIGPFRGGRVTAVTGVRGDRLTYYFGGTGGGVWKTTDGGGRWDPTSDKDFKAGSVGAVAVAESDPNVVYAGMGEAPIRGNVSKGDGVYKSTDAGRSWANVGLPGTAQISRVRIHPKNPDLVYVAAQGHVWAANDERGIFRSSDGGRSWKKVLFVDAKTGASDLAMDPVNPRILYAAFWQVYRKPWTLESGGPGGGIWKSTDGGDTWKKLAGGLPEGVVGKIAVAPSPAREGRVWAIVEAEKGGVYRSDDGGEKWTRVNEENKLRQRAWYYTEIYADPKSADTVYVLNTGFYRSQDGGKTFAGIPVPHGDNHDLWIDPDDPLRMIESNDGGANVSINGGRSWSSIENQPTAQFYRVATDDRTPYRVYGAQQDNTPVVIPSAAPGPGIGRPDWYIVGGCESGWIAPNLADPDVVYGGCYGGSITRTDRKTGEEKEVIAWPQLAIGQAAKDLKYRFQWNAPIIVSRFDPKTVYHAAQVLLRSRDEGRTWEEASPDLTRNDKSKQGYSGGPITYDDTGIEVYDTIFCVAESPFDANTLWAGTDDGLVHVTHDGGKTWKNVTPKGLPEWIQINAIELSPHDRSTAYVAATMYKFDDDRPYVYKTTDDGRTWTKIVSGIPDGAFTRVVREDAVRPGLLYAGTETGLYVSFDGGGRWERFQRNLPVVPITDLAVKNRDLVVATQGRAFWILDDLTPLERWNGAIASSAVHLFPPRPALRIERGGFGEGGPRGPAGENPPGGATIDWWLSSKPSEKEKVEIEIFAGDRLLRKFTNAKKEEGAEEEENAEKRIEPKEGLNRFVWDLRMFAPTLLPKAVIWGNKNGPMVAPGAYRVKLTVGDRSFEEKLEVAPNPAVHASPEDLKRQYEFLESVRNALSETHASVIRIRSVKTQIQDVLARAKEIGKDEALKAPARALTEKLTGIEEKLVNPKVKANQDVLNFPPKLDHQFVGLTSVVSSADGAPAPSAYAYFDELEKQLAGIRADLAAALEKDLPEFDRAVEKAGVPPIVVPKPKDPSAHE from the coding sequence TTGAGCCCGCTCCGTCCGTCCGTGATCTTCGCCGCCCTCGCGTCGTCTCTCGCCGTCTCGATGTCGGCCGCCCCTTCTCCGAGCGTGACGCTGGCCGACGCTCCGGCGAAATCGGCGAGAACCGCGGCCCCGGAGAAGTCGCTCTCCGACCGGTTCGACGGAATGCGTTTCCGCAACATCGGCCCGTTCCGCGGAGGCCGCGTGACGGCGGTGACGGGCGTCCGGGGCGACCGTCTGACGTATTACTTCGGCGGGACCGGCGGCGGCGTCTGGAAAACGACCGACGGTGGCGGCCGCTGGGATCCGACCTCGGACAAGGACTTCAAGGCCGGCTCGGTCGGCGCCGTCGCCGTAGCGGAATCGGACCCGAACGTCGTGTATGCGGGAATGGGAGAGGCGCCGATCCGCGGCAACGTCTCGAAGGGGGACGGCGTCTACAAGTCGACCGACGCGGGACGCTCCTGGGCGAACGTGGGACTCCCGGGAACGGCCCAGATCTCCCGCGTTCGCATCCATCCGAAGAATCCGGATCTCGTCTACGTCGCCGCGCAGGGGCACGTCTGGGCGGCCAACGACGAGCGCGGGATCTTCCGTTCTTCCGACGGCGGCCGCTCGTGGAAGAAGGTGCTGTTCGTCGACGCGAAGACCGGCGCCTCCGACCTCGCGATGGACCCGGTCAATCCGCGCATCCTCTATGCCGCGTTCTGGCAGGTCTATCGAAAGCCGTGGACGCTCGAGAGCGGCGGCCCGGGCGGAGGCATCTGGAAGTCGACGGACGGCGGAGACACCTGGAAGAAGCTCGCGGGCGGTCTCCCCGAAGGGGTCGTCGGAAAGATCGCGGTCGCGCCCTCCCCGGCGCGCGAGGGCCGCGTCTGGGCGATCGTCGAGGCGGAGAAGGGAGGAGTCTACCGGTCCGACGACGGCGGAGAGAAGTGGACGCGCGTCAACGAGGAGAACAAGCTCCGGCAGCGCGCCTGGTACTACACGGAAATCTACGCCGATCCGAAGTCCGCCGACACGGTCTACGTCCTGAACACCGGCTTCTATCGCTCCCAGGACGGCGGGAAGACCTTCGCCGGCATCCCGGTTCCGCACGGGGACAATCACGACCTCTGGATCGATCCCGACGATCCGCTCCGCATGATCGAGTCCAACGACGGCGGCGCCAACGTGAGCATCAACGGCGGCCGAAGCTGGTCGTCGATCGAGAACCAGCCGACGGCGCAGTTCTATCGCGTCGCGACCGACGACCGCACCCCGTACCGCGTCTACGGCGCCCAGCAGGACAACACGCCCGTCGTCATCCCGAGCGCCGCGCCGGGACCGGGCATCGGGCGCCCCGACTGGTACATCGTCGGCGGATGCGAGAGCGGGTGGATCGCGCCGAACCTCGCCGACCCCGACGTCGTCTACGGCGGCTGCTACGGCGGGTCGATCACGAGGACCGACCGGAAGACCGGCGAGGAGAAGGAAGTCATCGCGTGGCCGCAGCTCGCGATCGGACAGGCGGCGAAGGACCTGAAGTACCGATTCCAGTGGAACGCGCCGATCATCGTCTCGCGCTTCGACCCGAAGACCGTCTATCACGCCGCGCAGGTGCTCCTGCGCAGCCGGGACGAGGGAAGGACGTGGGAGGAGGCGAGCCCGGACCTGACGAGGAACGACAAGTCGAAGCAGGGATACTCCGGCGGGCCGATCACCTACGACGACACCGGCATCGAGGTCTACGACACGATCTTCTGCGTCGCCGAATCGCCGTTCGACGCGAATACGCTCTGGGCGGGGACCGACGACGGCCTCGTCCACGTGACGCACGACGGCGGAAAGACCTGGAAGAACGTCACGCCGAAGGGCCTCCCGGAATGGATCCAGATCAACGCGATCGAGCTCTCCCCGCACGACCGGTCCACGGCCTACGTCGCCGCCACGATGTACAAGTTCGACGACGACCGTCCCTACGTCTACAAGACGACCGACGACGGCCGCACCTGGACGAAGATCGTCTCCGGGATTCCCGACGGCGCGTTCACGCGCGTCGTCCGCGAGGACGCCGTCCGCCCCGGGCTGCTCTACGCGGGAACCGAGACGGGACTGTACGTGTCGTTCGACGGCGGCGGGCGCTGGGAGCGGTTCCAGAGGAACCTTCCCGTCGTGCCGATCACGGATCTCGCCGTCAAGAACCGCGATCTCGTCGTCGCGACCCAGGGCCGCGCGTTCTGGATCCTCGACGATCTGACTCCGCTCGAGCGATGGAACGGGGCGATCGCGTCGTCCGCGGTCCATCTCTTCCCTCCCCGTCCCGCCCTGCGGATCGAGCGCGGAGGTTTCGGCGAAGGCGGCCCGCGCGGACCCGCCGGGGAGAACCCCCCGGGCGGAGCGACGATCGACTGGTGGCTCTCGAGCAAGCCGTCGGAGAAAGAGAAGGTCGAGATCGAGATCTTCGCCGGCGACCGGCTGCTCCGGAAGTTCACGAACGCGAAGAAAGAGGAGGGCGCCGAAGAGGAGGAGAACGCCGAGAAGAGGATCGAGCCGAAGGAGGGATTGAACCGCTTCGTCTGGGACCTCCGGATGTTCGCCCCCACGCTCCTTCCGAAAGCCGTGATCTGGGGAAACAAGAACGGGCCGATGGTCGCTCCGGGCGCGTACCGGGTGAAGCTCACCGTCGGCGACCGCTCCTTCGAGGAAAAGCTCGAGGTCGCGCCGAATCCCGCCGTCCATGCGAGTCCGGAGGACCTCAAGCGTCAGTATGAATTCCTCGAGTCCGTGCGCAACGCCCTTTCGGAAACGCACGCCTCCGTGATCCGGATCCGGTCGGTGAAGACGCAGATCCAGGACGTGCTCGCCCGCGCGAAGGAGATCGGGAAGGACGAGGCCCTGAAGGCGCCCGCCCGGGCTCTGACCGAAAAATTGACGGGCATCGAAGAGAAGCTCGTCAACCCGAAGGTGAAGGCGAACCAGGACGTCCTGAACTTCCCGCCGAAGCTCGATCACCAGTTCGTCGGACTGACCAGCGTCGTCTCCTCGGCGGACGGCGCGCCCGCTCCTTCCGCCTACGCGTACTTCGACGAGCTCGAGAAGCAGCTCGCCGGAATCCGCGCCGACCTCGCCGCCGCCCTCGAGAAGGACCTGCCCGAATTCGATCGCGCGGTCGAGAAGGCCGGGGTGCCGCCGATCGTCGTGCCGAAGCCGAAGGACCCGTCGGCGCACGAATGA
- a CDS encoding class D sortase: MSFFVEPRVYPRRQLRPPEVWRRFARDGAISLERALLIVGALLLGWCGWTLAEAHAWQRYAGWSLERQRRGETASVAQYLASRVGLGAKERPAPPSPAAPEAEPLPSRGDLLGRLDIPRLGLSAIVLEGDDAATLKLGVGHIPGTALPGPRGNMALAAHRDSFFRPLHEIRRADEIELTTARRTYRYRVSDVAIVPPEDVAVLRDTPKPSLTLVTCYPFWWVGNAPKRFVVHASRIESN, encoded by the coding sequence ATGAGCTTTTTCGTCGAGCCCCGAGTGTATCCGCGGCGCCAGCTTCGCCCGCCCGAGGTCTGGCGGCGGTTTGCGCGCGACGGGGCGATCTCCCTCGAACGGGCGCTCCTCATCGTCGGAGCGCTCCTCCTCGGCTGGTGCGGCTGGACGCTCGCGGAGGCGCACGCCTGGCAGCGGTATGCCGGCTGGTCGCTCGAGCGGCAGCGCCGCGGAGAGACGGCGTCGGTGGCGCAGTACCTCGCGAGCCGCGTCGGCCTCGGAGCGAAAGAGCGTCCCGCCCCTCCTTCTCCCGCGGCTCCGGAAGCCGAGCCCCTTCCTTCGCGCGGCGATCTCCTCGGCCGGCTCGACATCCCGAGGCTCGGGCTGTCGGCGATCGTCCTCGAGGGGGACGACGCGGCGACGCTGAAGCTCGGGGTGGGTCACATTCCGGGAACGGCGCTCCCCGGGCCGCGGGGCAACATGGCCCTCGCCGCCCACCGCGACAGCTTCTTCCGCCCGCTCCACGAGATCCGGCGGGCGGACGAGATCGAGCTCACGACCGCGCGGCGTACCTACCGATACCGGGTGAGCGACGTCGCGATCGTTCCTCCGGAGGACGTCGCGGTCCTTCGCGACACGCCGAAACCGTCCCTGACGCTCGTCACGTGCTACCCTTTCTGGTGGGTCGGCAACGCCCCGAAGCGCTTCGTGGTGCACGCGTCCCGGATCGAATCGAACTGA
- a CDS encoding putative zinc-binding metallopeptidase, producing MHTFEKTPPEVEELLLRPIKDLGLKLEGSSVEKYVQQLYRELDQKGLKRFRPGCYLTDEWGCPSGQPIIGIPFYLADPKLAALERAMNDLEDEREIMMYLRHEAGHAFNYAYELYKTSEWRDLFGPFRRPYHDDYEPVPFSRKFVRHIAGWYAQKHPDEDFAETFAVWLTPRSGWRTKYKGWGALRKLRYVDRVARRVADVEPKRSRGATDVTVDEMETTIAEFYRDARQSDEELAAKLPLDVDLQEIFGRPPRRRRKKAARPAFELVAECRKPIVDRVAHWTGVRRPLVKSVVESIERRLRELGLVSEPARERADLAAVTAYVTTLAMNYLVRGEFIATEEE from the coding sequence ATGCACACGTTCGAAAAGACCCCCCCCGAGGTCGAGGAGCTCCTGCTCCGGCCGATCAAGGACCTCGGGCTGAAGCTCGAAGGCTCGAGCGTCGAGAAGTACGTCCAGCAGCTCTACCGTGAGCTGGACCAGAAGGGACTGAAGCGCTTCCGGCCCGGGTGCTATCTGACGGACGAGTGGGGATGCCCGTCGGGGCAGCCGATCATCGGGATCCCGTTCTATCTCGCCGATCCGAAGCTCGCCGCTCTCGAGAGGGCGATGAACGATCTCGAGGACGAGCGCGAGATCATGATGTATCTCCGCCACGAGGCGGGACACGCATTCAATTACGCCTACGAGCTCTACAAGACGTCGGAGTGGCGGGACCTCTTCGGGCCCTTCCGCCGTCCGTATCACGACGACTACGAGCCGGTTCCGTTTTCGCGGAAATTCGTCCGGCACATCGCCGGGTGGTACGCGCAGAAGCACCCCGACGAGGACTTCGCCGAGACGTTCGCGGTGTGGCTCACGCCGCGGTCCGGGTGGCGGACCAAGTACAAGGGGTGGGGCGCGCTCCGGAAGCTCCGCTACGTCGACCGGGTGGCGCGCCGGGTCGCCGACGTGGAGCCGAAGCGGTCGCGGGGCGCGACCGACGTGACCGTCGACGAGATGGAGACGACGATCGCGGAGTTCTACCGCGACGCCCGGCAGTCCGACGAGGAGCTCGCCGCGAAGCTTCCTCTCGACGTGGACCTGCAGGAGATCTTCGGAAGGCCTCCGCGGAGGCGGCGGAAGAAGGCGGCCCGTCCCGCGTTCGAGCTCGTCGCCGAATGCCGGAAGCCGATCGTCGACCGGGTCGCGCACTGGACGGGAGTGCGGCGGCCGCTCGTCAAGAGCGTCGTCGAATCGATCGAACGGCGCCTCCGGGAGCTCGGGCTCGTTTCCGAGCCGGCCCGGGAGCGCGCCGATCTCGCGGCCGTGACCGCCTACGTCACGACCCTCGCGATGAACTACCTCGTGCGCGGGGAATTCATCGCGACGGAGGAGGAGTGA
- a CDS encoding D-alanine--D-alanine ligase, which yields MKIAVLYDVWEEGGAPAEEKPPAEEPVPRARKRKKKPPQKRIRRPKLDREEIFDALVKIGHEPSYHVLDGKDASLVTLARNGADLVFNLTESYAGDDTRDMNIAAYLELLDRPFTGAGSHALYLAQDKALAKKIFQFHGLPTPYFAVIDRGKVGFSHDIQFPLIVKPTSEDGSIGIDAGSVVRTIKELMERVEHIQERFDSPVLVEEYVEGREIYAAVIGNDRPEALPLVELDLSKLPEGMPRIAGTEVKWERETEAYKKTKSAIATGLDEEVVRKVEEIAVGAYRALELRDYGRIDLRLAPDGKVFVIEANPNPWLSSSAEFAMAARESGRSYHGMIREIVDLAMARAT from the coding sequence ATGAAAATCGCCGTGCTCTACGACGTCTGGGAGGAGGGGGGGGCGCCCGCCGAGGAGAAGCCGCCGGCGGAAGAGCCCGTGCCCCGCGCGCGCAAGCGCAAGAAGAAGCCGCCTCAGAAACGCATCCGGCGGCCGAAGCTCGACCGCGAGGAGATCTTCGACGCGCTCGTGAAGATCGGGCACGAGCCCTCGTACCACGTGCTCGACGGCAAGGACGCCTCGCTCGTCACGCTCGCGAGAAACGGCGCCGACCTCGTCTTCAACCTCACCGAGTCGTACGCGGGCGACGACACGCGGGACATGAACATCGCGGCGTATCTCGAGCTCCTCGACCGGCCGTTCACGGGCGCCGGTTCGCATGCGCTCTATCTCGCGCAGGACAAGGCGCTGGCGAAGAAGATCTTCCAGTTCCACGGCCTTCCCACGCCGTACTTCGCGGTGATCGACCGCGGAAAGGTCGGCTTCTCGCACGACATCCAGTTCCCCCTGATCGTCAAGCCCACGTCGGAGGACGGCTCGATCGGGATCGACGCCGGGTCGGTCGTCCGCACGATCAAGGAGCTCATGGAACGCGTCGAGCACATCCAGGAGCGGTTCGATTCGCCCGTCCTCGTCGAGGAGTACGTGGAGGGGCGCGAGATCTACGCCGCCGTCATCGGCAACGACCGCCCCGAGGCGCTGCCGCTCGTCGAGCTCGATCTGTCGAAGCTTCCGGAGGGGATGCCGCGCATCGCGGGGACCGAAGTGAAGTGGGAGCGCGAGACCGAGGCGTACAAGAAGACGAAGTCGGCGATCGCGACCGGCCTCGACGAGGAGGTCGTCCGGAAGGTCGAGGAGATCGCCGTCGGCGCGTACCGGGCGCTCGAGCTCCGCGACTACGGACGGATCGACCTGCGCCTCGCTCCGGACGGAAAGGTCTTCGTCATCGAGGCGAACCCGAACCCCTGGCTCTCCTCGTCGGCGGAATTCGCGATGGCGGCGAGGGAATCGGGGCGGAGCTATCACGGGATGATTCGCGAGATCGTCGACCTCGCGATGGCGCGCGCCACCTAG
- a CDS encoding GGDEF domain-containing protein has protein sequence MDDPGRTEGGFLGRLPSEKTSPDLADAKRKTTQSNMVPVDPRADAENAEADIILISHPQNKNIGRRFRLAPGKSLEIGRSPDAEIALPEVPSVSRNHARLEYQRGVVVLRDLQSTNGTAVNDRLIDRPTPLRSGDRFQVGAVHFKFLHEEDVEQAYHDAIFELVIRDGLTAIYNKRKFDEEIEREFARARRYGRPLSLVFTDIDHFKTVNDRHGHLAGDFVLQQVAARMQRVLRVEQTLARIGGEEFGVLCPETDAPAAAEVAEKLRREIAGASFQFGTFAVGITCSFGVAEFRPEMGGPADLSRAADEAMYLSKQNGRNRVTIG, from the coding sequence GTGGATGATCCGGGCAGAACGGAAGGCGGCTTCCTGGGGCGGCTCCCGTCGGAGAAGACGTCTCCGGACCTGGCCGACGCGAAGCGCAAGACCACTCAGTCGAACATGGTCCCGGTCGACCCGCGGGCGGACGCGGAAAACGCCGAAGCCGACATCATCCTGATCTCGCATCCGCAGAACAAGAACATCGGCCGCCGCTTCCGGCTCGCGCCCGGAAAATCGCTCGAGATCGGCCGCTCGCCCGACGCCGAGATCGCGCTCCCCGAAGTCCCCTCCGTGTCACGCAACCATGCCCGTCTCGAGTACCAGCGGGGCGTCGTCGTCCTGCGCGATCTCCAGAGCACGAACGGGACCGCGGTGAACGATCGGCTGATCGACCGCCCGACGCCGCTCCGGAGCGGCGACCGTTTCCAGGTCGGCGCCGTCCATTTCAAGTTCCTGCACGAGGAAGACGTGGAGCAGGCGTACCACGACGCGATCTTCGAGCTGGTCATCCGGGACGGCCTGACCGCGATCTACAACAAGCGGAAATTCGACGAGGAGATCGAGCGCGAATTCGCCCGGGCGCGCCGATACGGCCGGCCGCTGTCGCTCGTCTTCACCGACATCGACCACTTCAAGACCGTCAACGACCGCCACGGGCACCTCGCCGGAGACTTCGTCCTGCAGCAGGTGGCCGCCCGGATGCAGCGGGTGCTCCGCGTCGAACAGACGCTCGCGCGGATCGGCGGCGAGGAGTTCGGGGTGCTGTGCCCGGAAACCGACGCGCCCGCCGCGGCGGAGGTCGCCGAGAAGCTCCGGCGCGAGATCGCCGGCGCGTCGTTCCAGTTCGGCACGTTCGCCGTCGGCATCACCTGCTCGTTCGGCGTCGCCGAGTTCCGCCCGGAAATGGGCGGCCCCGCGGATCTTTCCCGCGCCGCCGACGAGGCGATGTACCTGTCGAAGCAAAACGGCAGAAATCGCGTGACGATCGGTTAG
- a CDS encoding DEAD/DEAH box helicase yields MPFSKFGLHPDLLRGVHDMGFARPTPIQTDAIPPAMEGRDVLACAMTGSGKTAAFVLPILHRLMAKPRRTTRALVLTPTRELAAQIDEHLGQLATHTPLSGAAVFGGVGMGPQEHAFRAGVDVIVATPGRLLDHFRFPYAALAGLEILVLDEADRMLDMGFLPDIRRVLKHLPPRRQTLFFSATMPPPIVELSREMLRNPVLVNLERKAAPAVGITQAVYPIASEAKLPLFLELLKRGELKTVLAFTRTKHRANRLAEFLARHGIPSDRIHGNRSQAQRTQALANFKAGKYRVLVATDIAARGIDVEALSHVVNFDVPNVPEDYIHRVGRTARAEATGDAFTFVSPEEEGDLRAIERAIGKRLPRIVLPDFHPKAAAPERFEIPLSERIAAIRARKSEERARARQKEERRRLAGSSPGARPPAPGPHRAPPPPGAAAPPGGHLPRRRRRP; encoded by the coding sequence ATGCCTTTTTCGAAATTCGGCCTCCATCCCGATCTGCTCCGCGGCGTTCACGACATGGGCTTCGCGCGCCCGACGCCGATCCAGACCGACGCGATCCCCCCCGCGATGGAGGGGCGCGACGTCCTCGCCTGCGCGATGACGGGCAGCGGCAAGACCGCGGCGTTCGTGCTCCCGATCCTCCACCGCCTGATGGCGAAGCCGCGGCGCACGACCCGCGCGCTCGTCCTCACGCCCACCCGCGAGCTCGCCGCCCAGATCGACGAGCACCTGGGGCAGCTCGCCACGCACACGCCGCTCTCGGGCGCGGCGGTCTTCGGCGGCGTCGGCATGGGCCCCCAGGAGCACGCGTTCCGCGCCGGTGTCGACGTGATCGTCGCCACTCCCGGACGCCTGCTCGACCACTTCCGCTTCCCCTACGCGGCCCTCGCGGGGCTCGAGATCCTCGTCCTCGACGAAGCGGACCGGATGCTCGACATGGGATTCCTCCCCGACATCCGCCGGGTCCTCAAGCACCTCCCGCCCCGGCGGCAGACGCTCTTCTTCTCGGCGACCATGCCGCCGCCGATCGTCGAGCTGTCGCGCGAGATGCTCAGGAACCCGGTGCTCGTCAATCTCGAGCGAAAAGCGGCGCCCGCGGTCGGAATCACCCAGGCCGTCTATCCGATCGCGTCGGAAGCGAAGCTCCCCCTCTTTCTCGAGCTCCTGAAACGCGGCGAGCTGAAGACCGTGCTCGCCTTCACGCGAACCAAGCACCGCGCCAACCGGCTCGCCGAATTCCTCGCCCGGCACGGGATTCCCTCGGACCGGATCCACGGCAACCGGTCCCAGGCCCAGAGGACGCAGGCGCTCGCGAACTTCAAGGCGGGGAAATACCGCGTCCTGGTCGCGACGGACATCGCGGCGCGCGGGATCGACGTCGAGGCGCTCTCGCACGTCGTCAACTTCGACGTGCCGAACGTTCCCGAGGACTACATCCACCGCGTCGGCCGGACCGCGCGCGCCGAGGCGACCGGCGACGCCTTCACCTTCGTCTCTCCCGAGGAGGAGGGCGATCTCCGCGCGATCGAGCGCGCGATCGGGAAACGCCTGCCCCGGATCGTGCTCCCCGACTTCCATCCGAAGGCCGCCGCCCCGGAACGCTTCGAGATCCCCCTCTCCGAGCGCATCGCCGCGATCCGCGCCCGGAAGTCGGAGGAGCGGGCGCGCGCGCGACAGAAAGAGGAGCGGCGGCGGCTCGCCGGTTCTTCCCCCGGCGCGAGGCCCCCGGCGCCGGGTCCCCATCGCGCGCCGCCGCCCCCGGGAGCCGCCGCGCCTCCGGGCGGCCATCTCCCGCGCCGGCGCCGCCGCCCCTGA